The Spiribacter roseus genome includes the window GCGCATGCTGCCCCATGTCGTATTGCACAGCCCCGAGATCCCGCCCAACGCCGGCAATGTCATCCGGCTCTGCGCCAACAGTGGCGCCCGTCTGCATCTGATCCGGCCGCTGGGGTTCGTGCTCGACGACCGGCGCATGCGCCGGGCGGGACTGGATTACCATGAATTCGCTCGTCTGCAGGTGCACGCCGACTATGCGGCGTTTCTCGCCGCCGTGGCGCCGGCGCGGGTCTGGGCGCTGACCACGGGTGGGCGGGTGCGTTTTGATCGACCGGATTACCGCCCCGATGATGCGCTGCTGTTTGGCAGTGAGACCGCGGGCCTGCCGGAGGCGGTGATGGCGCGCATTCCGCCTGAGCAGCGGCTGCGCCTGCCGATGCAGCCCGGCAACCGTAGCCTCAATCTGTCCAACAGCGTGGCGGTCACGGTTTATGAGGCGTGGCGACAGCAGGACTTTGCCGGCAGCGTCGCGATCGACTGATTCAGGTCCCGAGGTCGTCGAACTCCGGGCCGGGGCGCCGGGCCATCAGCGCCGTCGCCGCATCGATGGGGGTGCAGGTGCCCCCGACCACCGACTCGACGGCACTGCAGATGGGCAGCTCCACGCCCAGCCGTTGCGCCATCCCGCCCACTTCGACGGCGGTGCGCACGCCCTCGACCACTTCGCCGATGCGCGCGGTGGCGGTGTCAATGGACTCCCCCCGCCCCAGCGCCAGGCCCATCCGGCGGTTGCGCGACTGATCATCGGTACAGGTCAGCATCAGGTCGCCCAGGCCGGCGAGCCCGGTGAGGGTGCGGTCATCCGCGCCCAGCGCCGCCCCCAGCCGGCGCACTTCAGCGAGTCCCCGGGTCACCAGCCCGCTGCGGGCATTGGCGCCAAAACCCAGGCCGTCGGCAATGCCGGTGGCAATGGCGAGGATATTCTTGACCGCGCCGCCCAGCCCCACACCGATGCGGTCATCGCTGCGATAGACGCGGAAACGCGGGTCATGGAAGTCGTCGCAGAGGCGCTCGGTAACGGCCCGGTCGCGGCCGGCCAGGACCACGGCGGTAGGCAGGCCGGCGGCCACCTCGCCGGCAAAGCTCGGCCCGGACAGTGCGGCCAGCGGCCGGTCCGGTAGGGCGGCGGCCGCCACGTCGTGGAGCAGTCCGCCATTGGCGTTGTCGAGACCCTTGGTGGCCCACATGACCGGGATCCCGGTAGCGATGACCGGCGCGAGGGTCTGGACCGTGGCGGCAAAGGCATGACTGGGCACGGCGATCAGCACCGTGTCGGCGCCGTCCACCGCAGCGCTCAGACTGACGGTCGGCCGGATGGCCGCCGGCAGCGGATGGTCGCCCAGATGGCGCGGGTTGCGCCGGGTGTCCGCCATGGCCCGCACGGTGGCCGGATCATGCGCCCAGAGGCGGACCGCATGGCCGTTACGCGCCAGCACGAGGGCCAGCGCCGTGCCCCACGAGCCGGCGCCCAGCACCGCGTAATCCGCCACCGCGCTACTCCGGGGTGCCGGCTTCCTCGCCGCCGGTCTGCGCCTGGGCGTTGGCGTTCTGCTGGCGCTGGCGGGCGTAGAGCGCGTCGAAGTTGACCGGTGACAGGGTCATGGGCGGAAATCCGGCCTTACCGGTCAGATCGCTCACCGCTTCGCGGGCGTAGGCGAACAGCACCCCCGGGCAGTATGCCCCGAGCAGCTGGTCGGTGGCGTTGTCCTCGAAGCCGGTGACGGTAAACAGCCCCGCCTGGTGCACCTCGCAGAGATAGGCGGTCTTATCCTCGACCGTGGCGGTCACGGTGACCGTCAGGACCACCTCGTGCAGGCCCTCGCCGACGGAATTGCGACGCGTATTGAGCTCGACCCGCGCCTCGGGCTTCCAGGACTGGGTAAAGACCTCGGGGGCGCCGGGGGTCTCCAGCGAGCCGTCCTTGAGATAGATCTTCTGGATGGTGAACTGCTGCGGGTTGGCATTTTCGCTGGCGGCTTGGCCGTTGCCCGCGCCGGCGTTGTCTGTCTCGGCCATGGTATCTCCTGGGTCCTGATCGATGGTGAGTGGGTGGCTCAGCCGCGCCCCTCGGTGGGCAGGCTCGCCTCGCGCCAGGCATTGATCCCGCCGCGCAGCTGCCGGACGTCCGACCAGCCCTGGCCCTCGAGGGCCTGGATGGCCTTGAGGGTGCGCTGCCCGTTGTCGCAGTACACCACCAGCGTACGCTGCTTGAAGCGCTTGAGCCGGTCCTGGCGCTGATCGATGTAGGCCATGGGTATATTCACGGCCCCGGGCAGATGGCTGGCCTGAAAGGCGTTCTCGTTGCGGACGTCGATGAACACCGCCGCGTCCTGGTTGTAGAGCCGCGTCGCGTCGGTGGCATCGATGGCCTGACGGCTGCGCCGGTAGTTCAGATACTCGTTGGCCACCAGGGCGGCCAGCACCGCGAGCAGCGATGCGATGAGCAGCGGATGATTGGTGCTGAATTCTATGACTCTATCCATGACCCGGCGCTGTTAGGATGCGTATTGAGCCGAATAGTATACCAGCCGAGACGCCACGCCGATGAACCGATGCCTTTTGATCGCCTGTCTGGTGCTGCCAATCGCTGCGGCGAGCGGGCAGACCGATGAACTGGCGTCGCGCGAGGCGCGGCTGGAGACGCTGCGCGAGCAGATCGGCGCCCTGCAGGACCGGCTGGCGGAGGACCGCCAGCGCGCCGGCGGTCTGGAGGCCGAACTGGGTCGCCTGGAGCGGCGCATCGGTGAAACCCGCACGACCCTGCGCGATCTCGAGGCGGGTATCCAGCGCCGCCGTGAGCGGATTCGCGAACTGGAAGCCGATATTGCGCGTCGCGCCGAGCGGACCACGGCGCATCGCCAGCAGCTCGCCGAGAGCCTGCGCGCCACCTATCGCCAGGGCCGCACGCCCGCCCTGCGGCTGTTGTTGAACGCTGGCGAACCGGCCCGCCTGCAGCGGCTGCTGGTGTATCAGGCGCGCCTTGCCGGTGCCCGGACCGAGGCGGTGCAGGCCGCGGAATCGGCGATCCGTGAACTGCGTGATCAGCGCGCCGAGCGCGCGGATGCCCTGGCGGCCCAACAGGCCGACCGCGCCCGCCGCCAGGAGCGACTTGAGGCGCTGCAGGCCAAGCTCGACGAGCGCGATGCCCTGCTGGCATCGACCCGCGAACGGATCCGCGAGCAGGACGAGCAGCTGGCCCACCGCCGCGACGAGGCCGAATCCCTCAACCAGCTGATCGAGGATCTGCGCGAGCGACTCGCCGCCGCCGGGCCGGGCGCGGATGCCACGGTGGACATCGCCGAGGGGGGCCTGGTCTGGCCCCATCAGGGGCCGCTGCTGGCGCGCTACGGCAGCCAGCGCGCGGCGGATCTGGACTGGACCGGCCTGCTGATCGGCGGCGCGGCGGGTGATCCGGTGAATCCGGTGGCGGCCGGGCAGGTGGTGTTCGCCGATTGGTTGCGCGGGCTCGGATTGCTGCTCATCATTGACCATGGCAACGGGTATCTGAGTCTCTACGGACGCAACCAGGCGCTCTATGCCAACGTGGGTGACCGGGTGACAACACGCGACGTGATCGCCACCGTCGGCCGCAGTGGTGGACGGGCCGAGACGGCGCTTTATTTCGAATTGCGCGCGGCGGGCAAGCCGGTGGATCCGATGAGCTGGCTCCAGTCGCGCGACGACGACGATTGAGGATCAAATGATGCGCCTATCCGGACTGCTGCAGGGCCTGACGGCCGGGGTGCTGGTCGCCCTGCTGATCGCCAACGTCCAGACCGTCACCGCGCAGTCGTCGGCCGCGTCCGATGATGAGCTGCCGCTTGCCGAAATCCAGCGCTTCACCGAGGTCTACGAACGCATCCAGCGCGACTATGTCGAGTCGGTGGATGACGAGCGGCTGATCCGCAATGCCATCCGCGGCATGCTCTCGGGGTTGGATCCGCATTCAGCGTACCTGGACCGCGACGCCTATCAGCGCCTCCAGGAAGGCACCCGCGGCGAGTTCGGTGGCCTGGGCATCGAGGTGGGCAGCGAGGATGGCCTGATCAAGGTGATCGCCCCCATCGACGGGACGCCGGCGGACGCCGCGGACATCCGCCCGGGTGACCTGATCATGCGGGTCAATGGCGAATCGGTGAAAGGCCTGGGGCTTCAGGCGGCGGTGGAGCGCATGCGCGGCGAGCCCGGCAGCGAGGTGACGCTGGGGATTCTGCGCGATGATGCCGAGACCACCATCGAGGTCACCCTCGAGCGCGCCGTCATCCAGGTCGACAGTGTCCGCGCCCGGGTGCTCGAGTCGAGTTTCGGCTATCTGCGCGTCAGCCAGTTCCAGTCACGCACCGGCGAGGATGTGCTCGAGGCCATCGACGGGCTGCGTGACCAGGCCGGCCCCCTCGATGGACTGGTGCTCGATCTGCGCAATAACCCCGGCGGTGTGCTCGATGCCGCGGTGGCGGTGAGCGACGCGTTCCTCAGCCAGGGCGAGATCGTCTCGACCAGTGGCCGGGTGGCGCGGTCCCGGGATGCCTTCACGGCGACCCCCAATGACGCCCTCAATGGCGCGCCGATGGTCGTGCTGGTGAATGCCGGCTCGGCCTCCGCGGCCGAGATCGTCGCCGGCGCGCTGCAGGACCATCAGCGCGCGGTCATCATGGGCGAGGCCACCTTTGGCAAGGGCTCGGTCCAGACCATCCTGCCGCTGCGCGATGGCGCGGCGGTCAAGCTGACCACGGCCCGCTACTACACACCGGGTGGCCGTTCGATCCAGGCCGAGGGTATCCAGCCCGACGTCGAGGTGGCCAACCTCCAAGTGCGCGACGCTGAAGCCCCCGGCGGTACGCTGCGTGAGTCGGACCTGCCACGTCACCTGCTCGGCGATGGCGGCGGAGACGCCGGCGACGCGGAGGAGCCGCCGGAGTCGGCGCTGGCCACCCGCGACTATGCCCTGGCCGAGGCGCTCAATCTGCTCAAGGGACTGACCATCCTCGGTGACTAGTCCCGCGGCCAGGCCGCGACCCAGATCACCACGCCAAGGCTGCCGATCACCCAGGTGATCAGTGGCGCCTCACCCAGCATGGTGGGGCTGCGCCCATCCAGACCGGCAACGATGAATGCCGAAACCACCAGCGCGCCGCCCACCCCGGTGGCAAAGCCGCGCCGGCCACTGTGGCGGATTTCCTGGCGCAGGGCCGTCAGCTGGTGCTGCTGCTCGACGATCTGCTCG containing:
- a CDS encoding murein hydrolase activator EnvC family protein, translated to MDIAEGGLVWPHQGPLLARYGSQRAADLDWTGLLIGGAAGDPVNPVAAGQVVFADWLRGLGLLLIIDHGNGYLSLYGRNQALYANVGDRVTTRDVIATVGRSGGRAETALYFELRAAGKPVDPMSWLQSRDDDD
- a CDS encoding S41 family peptidase, whose product is MRLSGLLQGLTAGVLVALLIANVQTVTAQSSAASDDELPLAEIQRFTEVYERIQRDYVESVDDERLIRNAIRGMLSGLDPHSAYLDRDAYQRLQEGTRGEFGGLGIEVGSEDGLIKVIAPIDGTPADAADIRPGDLIMRVNGESVKGLGLQAAVERMRGEPGSEVTLGILRDDAETTIEVTLERAVIQVDSVRARVLESSFGYLRVSQFQSRTGEDVLEAIDGLRDQAGPLDGLVLDLRNNPGGVLDAAVAVSDAFLSQGEIVSTSGRVARSRDAFTATPNDALNGAPMVVLVNAGSASAAEIVAGALQDHQRAVIMGEATFGKGSVQTILPLRDGAAVKLTTARYYTPGGRSIQAEGIQPDVEVANLQVRDAEAPGGTLRESDLPRHLLGDGGGDAGDAEEPPESALATRDYALAEALNLLKGLTILGD
- the secB gene encoding protein-export chaperone SecB codes for the protein MAETDNAGAGNGQAASENANPQQFTIQKIYLKDGSLETPGAPEVFTQSWKPEARVELNTRRNSVGEGLHEVVLTVTVTATVEDKTAYLCEVHQAGLFTVTGFEDNATDQLLGAYCPGVLFAYAREAVSDLTGKAGFPPMTLSPVNFDALYARQRQQNANAQAQTGGEEAGTPE
- a CDS encoding tRNA (cytidine(34)-2'-O)-methyltransferase — its product is MPHVVLHSPEIPPNAGNVIRLCANSGARLHLIRPLGFVLDDRRMRRAGLDYHEFARLQVHADYAAFLAAVAPARVWALTTGGRVRFDRPDYRPDDALLFGSETAGLPEAVMARIPPEQRLRLPMQPGNRSLNLSNSVAVTVYEAWRQQDFAGSVAID
- a CDS encoding NAD(P)H-dependent glycerol-3-phosphate dehydrogenase; the protein is MADYAVLGAGSWGTALALVLARNGHAVRLWAHDPATVRAMADTRRNPRHLGDHPLPAAIRPTVSLSAAVDGADTVLIAVPSHAFAATVQTLAPVIATGIPVMWATKGLDNANGGLLHDVAAAALPDRPLAALSGPSFAGEVAAGLPTAVVLAGRDRAVTERLCDDFHDPRFRVYRSDDRIGVGLGGAVKNILAIATGIADGLGFGANARSGLVTRGLAEVRRLGAALGADDRTLTGLAGLGDLMLTCTDDQSRNRRMGLALGRGESIDTATARIGEVVEGVRTAVEVGGMAQRLGVELPICSAVESVVGGTCTPIDAATALMARRPGPEFDDLGT
- a CDS encoding rhodanese-like domain-containing protein translates to MDRVIEFSTNHPLLIASLLAVLAALVANEYLNYRRSRQAIDATDATRLYNQDAAVFIDVRNENAFQASHLPGAVNIPMAYIDQRQDRLKRFKQRTLVVYCDNGQRTLKAIQALEGQGWSDVRQLRGGINAWREASLPTEGRG